From a region of the Corallococcus coralloides DSM 2259 genome:
- a CDS encoding tetratricopeptide repeat protein, whose protein sequence is MHALIPKQRFRRLALGLTLTVSPLLAGCGQTPSAERVPFTPAADSTVLEHVPATATDAKARERAALRRALAARADQLDLALRLARLDIEEGRASGDPRYLGRAQAALGPWWDSEPPPPGVRLLRATILQGRHEFPAALADLDALVRETPDDAQAWLTRAVVLGVRGAHAEAQRSCAVLAPLVGAVAGAVCQAQVMSLAGRSKDAYALLSAALARGTHGTGEQAWALSTLAEAAARAGDTERATKLFARVLAMDPSDAYSRAAYADLLLDLGRPRDVIALTKDHGQDDNQLLRRVLAETAMGTPEAPALAAELASRHEASHLRGDALHAREEARFALHVQKDAAKALKLALANWEVQHEPWDARILLEAALANGTPADAAPVLRFLEASGAEDPGPLALAELVRKALP, encoded by the coding sequence ATGCACGCGCTCATCCCCAAGCAGCGGTTCCGGCGGCTCGCGCTGGGACTGACCCTGACGGTGTCACCGCTCCTGGCCGGCTGTGGCCAGACGCCCTCGGCGGAGCGCGTACCCTTCACGCCGGCTGCTGACAGCACGGTGCTGGAGCACGTGCCGGCGACGGCGACGGATGCGAAGGCCCGGGAGCGCGCCGCGCTGCGAAGAGCCCTGGCCGCGCGCGCGGATCAACTGGACCTGGCGCTGCGTTTGGCGCGGCTGGACATCGAAGAGGGCCGCGCGTCTGGCGACCCTCGCTATCTGGGCCGAGCGCAGGCCGCGCTCGGGCCCTGGTGGGATTCCGAGCCGCCGCCTCCGGGTGTGCGACTGCTGCGCGCCACCATCCTCCAGGGGCGCCATGAGTTCCCCGCCGCCCTCGCGGACCTGGATGCCCTGGTGCGCGAGACGCCCGATGACGCGCAGGCGTGGCTCACGCGCGCGGTCGTCCTGGGCGTGAGGGGTGCGCACGCGGAGGCCCAGCGGAGCTGCGCGGTGCTGGCGCCGCTCGTGGGCGCGGTGGCTGGCGCTGTGTGTCAGGCACAGGTGATGAGCCTCGCGGGGCGTTCCAAGGATGCGTACGCGCTGCTCTCCGCCGCGCTGGCCCGGGGCACCCATGGGACGGGGGAACAGGCCTGGGCGCTGTCCACGCTCGCCGAAGCCGCCGCGCGCGCCGGAGACACCGAGCGCGCCACGAAGCTCTTCGCCCGCGTGCTCGCGATGGATCCGTCGGATGCCTATTCGCGCGCTGCCTACGCGGACCTGCTGCTGGACCTGGGCCGTCCGCGCGACGTCATCGCGCTGACGAAGGACCACGGGCAGGACGACAATCAACTCCTGCGCCGCGTGCTCGCGGAGACAGCCATGGGTACGCCGGAGGCTCCCGCGCTCGCAGCCGAGCTGGCTTCGCGCCACGAGGCCAGCCACCTGCGCGGCGATGCACTGCACGCGCGTGAGGAGGCCCGCTTCGCGCTCCACGTCCAGAAGGACGCCGCGAAGGCGCTGAAGCTGGCGCTAGCCAACTGGGAGGTTCAGCACGAGCCGTGGGACGCGCGCATCCTCTTGGAGGCCGCGCTCGCGAATGGCACGCCCGCCGACGCCGCCCCCGTCCTGCGCTTTCTGGAAGCCAGTGGCGCGGAAGACCCGGGCCCCCTGGCGCTCGCGGAACTCGTGCGAAAGGCCCTCCCATGA
- a CDS encoding ornithine cyclodeaminase family protein: protein MTLPVPRTLLLGPTDLRALVEGVGLDVLMDELIHALTVALREFDESVLQVPKREGFQVASDARPSGTMGWMPALRRGDSLTVRVSASLPGNRGDSGLPTLVASHSVYDVKTGHLVAVMDGVFATALRTGAASAVASRYLASPDSRVLGLVGCGAQAVSQLHALSRLFRLEQVLVHDIDPDAARSFVRRVAFLGLDVRPTLLPDLEMRSDILCTATTVAPGAGAVISGHALRPHAHINAVGSDQPGKAELPLALLRRSLVVPDFPAQARLEGECQQLHPDQIGPDLATVVQQPEEFEGWRERNTVFDSTGHALEDHVVTRLLLDHARRLGLGTLVALEALGGDPLDPYSQVRGEAAGRAESPRRATGS, encoded by the coding sequence ATGACGCTCCCGGTTCCTCGCACCCTTCTGCTCGGTCCCACTGACTTGCGCGCGCTCGTGGAAGGCGTGGGGCTGGACGTCCTGATGGACGAGCTCATCCACGCACTCACCGTGGCATTGAGGGAGTTCGACGAGTCCGTCCTGCAGGTCCCCAAGCGGGAGGGCTTCCAGGTGGCGAGCGACGCGCGGCCCTCCGGGACGATGGGCTGGATGCCCGCCCTGCGGCGCGGGGACAGCCTGACCGTGAGGGTGTCCGCCTCCCTCCCCGGCAACCGGGGGGACTCGGGGCTGCCCACGCTGGTCGCGTCCCACAGCGTCTACGACGTGAAGACGGGCCACCTGGTGGCGGTGATGGACGGCGTGTTCGCCACGGCGCTGCGCACGGGCGCGGCGTCGGCGGTGGCCAGCCGCTACCTGGCGTCACCGGACAGCCGGGTGCTGGGGCTGGTGGGCTGCGGCGCGCAGGCCGTGTCCCAGTTGCATGCGCTCAGCCGCCTGTTCCGGTTGGAGCAGGTGCTGGTGCACGACATCGATCCGGACGCGGCGCGCTCCTTCGTACGGCGCGTGGCGTTCCTGGGACTGGATGTGCGGCCCACGCTGCTGCCGGACCTGGAGATGCGCTCGGACATCCTCTGCACCGCGACCACCGTTGCCCCGGGCGCCGGGGCCGTCATCTCCGGCCACGCGCTCCGGCCGCACGCGCACATCAACGCGGTGGGCTCGGACCAGCCGGGCAAGGCGGAGCTGCCCCTGGCGCTCCTGCGGCGCAGCCTCGTCGTGCCGGACTTTCCCGCGCAGGCGCGCCTGGAGGGCGAGTGTCAGCAGCTCCACCCGGACCAGATTGGTCCGGACCTGGCCACGGTGGTGCAGCAGCCGGAGGAGTTCGAGGGCTGGCGCGAGCGCAACACGGTGTTCGACTCCACCGGCCACGCGCTGGAGGACCACGTGGTGACGCGCCTGCTGTTGGACCACGCGCGGCGCCTGGGCCTGGGCACCCTGGTGGCGCTGGAGGCGCTGGGTGGGGATCCGTTGGATCCGTACTCGCAGGTGCGGGGTGAAGCGGCCGGACGCGCCGAATCGCCGCGCCGCGCCACCGGCAGCTGA
- a CDS encoding hybrid sensor histidine kinase/response regulator, whose translation MLEAGARHPADALRYSRSTPNARVNASLKPSVPRTPVLTAVSDLSPRRIHEASDAPRARILLVDDTPSNLLALEAILEPLGQQVVSVRSGDEALKALLLDEYACVLMDVQMPGLDGLETARLVRTRERTKHLPILFVTALSREAAYVTRGYEYGAVDYLLKPVDPDILRAKVSVFVELYLRGEKLRQQALELAERRRVEEELQRATELEQQLVGIVGHDIRTPLAAILTTANAQLSRELLPDAQRKAFERVARGGERIQRIVDQLLDFTRARVGGGIPVVPGAGDLNELCRKLVDELRAAKPERSILCDFARDSLPGVWDLDRLAQVVANLLDNALKYSPRDTPVRLRTYEQGADTVYLEVQNAGAPIPAHLLPTLFQPFRRGDGADQRESLGLGLYIARSIVEAHGGTLRVESTPDVGTIFSLCLPRQALVETRAHSACAGVSEPMTA comes from the coding sequence ATGTTGGAAGCGGGCGCTCGACATCCAGCGGACGCACTCCGCTACAGCCGCTCCACCCCCAACGCCCGAGTGAACGCCTCCTTGAAGCCCTCCGTTCCCAGGACGCCCGTACTCACCGCCGTCTCCGACCTGTCCCCCCGCCGCATCCATGAAGCGTCCGATGCGCCCCGCGCGCGCATCCTCCTGGTGGACGACACGCCGTCGAACCTGCTCGCCCTGGAGGCCATCCTGGAGCCGCTCGGCCAGCAGGTGGTGTCGGTGCGCTCCGGCGACGAGGCGCTGAAGGCGCTGCTCTTGGACGAGTACGCGTGCGTGCTGATGGACGTGCAGATGCCGGGGCTGGATGGCCTGGAGACGGCGCGCCTGGTGCGCACCCGCGAGCGCACGAAGCACCTGCCCATCCTCTTCGTCACCGCGCTCAGCCGCGAGGCGGCCTACGTCACCCGGGGCTACGAATACGGCGCGGTGGACTACCTGCTCAAGCCCGTGGACCCGGACATCCTGCGCGCCAAGGTGTCCGTGTTCGTGGAGCTGTACCTGCGCGGCGAGAAGCTGCGGCAGCAGGCGCTGGAGCTGGCGGAGCGCCGCCGCGTGGAGGAGGAGCTGCAGCGCGCGACGGAGCTCGAGCAGCAGCTGGTGGGAATCGTCGGGCACGACATCCGCACGCCGCTCGCGGCCATCCTCACCACGGCCAACGCCCAGCTGTCGCGCGAGCTGCTGCCGGACGCCCAGCGCAAGGCCTTCGAGCGCGTGGCCCGGGGCGGTGAGCGCATCCAGCGCATCGTGGACCAGCTCCTGGACTTCACCCGCGCGCGCGTGGGCGGCGGCATCCCGGTGGTGCCGGGCGCGGGCGACCTCAACGAGCTGTGCCGCAAGCTGGTGGACGAGCTGCGCGCGGCGAAACCGGAGCGCTCCATCCTGTGCGACTTCGCCCGCGACAGCCTCCCGGGCGTGTGGGACCTGGACCGGCTGGCGCAGGTGGTGGCCAACCTGCTGGACAACGCGCTCAAGTACAGCCCGCGAGACACCCCCGTGCGCCTGCGCACCTATGAGCAGGGCGCGGACACCGTCTACCTGGAGGTCCAGAACGCCGGGGCCCCCATCCCCGCGCACCTGTTGCCCACGCTCTTCCAGCCCTTCCGCCGCGGCGACGGCGCGGACCAGCGCGAGAGCCTGGGTCTGGGGCTCTACATCGCGCGCAGCATCGTGGAGGCTCACGGCGGAACCCTCCGGGTAGAATCCACCCCGGACGTCGGGACGATCTTCTCTCTCTGTCTTCCGCGTCAGGCTTTGGTTGAGACGCGCGCGCACTCGGCGTGCGCGGGCGTCTCCGAGCCGATGACGGCTTGA
- a CDS encoding MFS transporter produces the protein MRGHGKRNPVSAALRRRLVQSFASLATGVPLFRPGASLPGSSAPLLGAPPPPDGHRGPPPHRRLRASLKVSIVEGMFAEVFTACAGPTVLTAWAIALKLGPFLVGVMTALPFFAQFVQFPAAWLTLCFGHRRVALTAVCLSRLALLPMALLPWLGLSLEGQQHLLLAVAGASALLAVVGNNAWVAWMGELVPGAVRGRFFGKRTALTTLMGTGASLTAGLLMDRLKGLDGVGMALPLLALAACVMGVVTTLMMAAQHDPAPPGTSPKLELKAALLPWKDDGARRVLLYQVAWNAAVGVSAPFFALHSLQNLKMTFVIMALHAAAVAGVRVLTAPLWGRAIDRLGAQPVLMLCSLGISAIPMLWLLPSAGTLWPLLFDVLLAGALWSGHGLAIFALPLTVAPRHGRPFYLAAFATAGGLAYAAAAALGGALAARVPQQFMLGGHLWVNLHVLFVVSSVARLGAAFLAARVNEPGAATTRTVAQVVERFLPRLRPVTAGSRAPSPPRAPTGA, from the coding sequence ATGCGAGGCCATGGGAAACGAAACCCAGTGTCCGCCGCCCTCCGTCGTCGCCTCGTCCAGAGCTTCGCTTCCCTCGCCACCGGCGTCCCCCTCTTCCGCCCTGGCGCCTCGCTGCCCGGCTCGTCCGCGCCCCTCCTGGGGGCCCCTCCGCCCCCGGACGGCCACCGGGGCCCGCCCCCGCACCGGCGCCTGAGGGCGTCGCTGAAGGTGTCCATCGTGGAGGGGATGTTCGCGGAGGTATTCACCGCGTGCGCGGGTCCCACCGTGCTCACCGCGTGGGCCATCGCGCTGAAGCTGGGGCCCTTCCTGGTGGGCGTGATGACGGCGCTGCCGTTCTTCGCGCAGTTCGTGCAGTTCCCCGCCGCGTGGCTCACCCTCTGCTTCGGGCACCGGCGGGTGGCGCTGACGGCGGTGTGCCTGTCCCGGCTGGCCCTCTTGCCCATGGCGCTGTTGCCGTGGCTGGGCCTGTCCCTGGAGGGGCAGCAACACCTGCTGCTCGCCGTGGCCGGGGCGTCCGCGCTGCTGGCGGTGGTGGGCAACAACGCGTGGGTGGCGTGGATGGGGGAGCTCGTCCCGGGCGCCGTGCGAGGCCGCTTCTTCGGCAAGCGCACCGCGCTCACCACGCTGATGGGCACCGGCGCGTCACTCACCGCGGGCCTGCTGATGGACCGGCTGAAGGGGCTGGACGGGGTGGGCATGGCGCTGCCCCTGCTGGCGCTCGCCGCGTGCGTCATGGGCGTCGTCACCACGCTGATGATGGCCGCGCAGCATGACCCCGCGCCCCCGGGCACTTCTCCGAAGCTGGAGCTCAAGGCGGCGCTCCTGCCCTGGAAGGATGACGGGGCCCGGCGGGTGCTCCTGTACCAGGTGGCGTGGAACGCGGCGGTGGGCGTGTCCGCGCCCTTCTTCGCGCTGCACAGCCTGCAGAACCTCAAGATGACCTTCGTCATCATGGCCCTGCACGCGGCGGCGGTGGCGGGCGTGCGCGTGCTGACGGCGCCCCTGTGGGGCCGCGCCATCGACAGGCTGGGCGCGCAGCCGGTGCTGATGCTCTGCTCGCTGGGCATCAGCGCCATCCCCATGCTGTGGCTCCTGCCCTCCGCGGGGACGCTCTGGCCGCTCCTGTTCGACGTGCTCCTGGCGGGCGCGCTGTGGAGCGGCCACGGCCTGGCCATCTTCGCGCTGCCCCTCACGGTGGCGCCGCGCCACGGCCGGCCCTTCTACCTGGCGGCGTTCGCCACCGCGGGCGGGCTGGCCTACGCGGCGGCGGCGGCCCTGGGTGGGGCGCTGGCGGCGCGCGTGCCCCAGCAGTTCATGCTGGGCGGACACCTCTGGGTGAACCTGCACGTGCTCTTCGTCGTGTCGTCGGTGGCCCGGCTGGGGGCCGCCTTCCTCGCGGCCCGGGTGAACGAACCCGGCGCCGCCACCACGCGCACCGTGGCCCAGGTGGTGGAGCGCTTCCTCCCCCGCCTCCGCCCGGTTACAGCCGGTAGTCGCGCACCATCGCCGCCACGCGCTCCGACAGGAGCTTGA
- a CDS encoding alpha/beta fold hydrolase: MNDNSTWIPVDGSDPVRAWVRRPASGTGPALLLLMVEAFEGNAHLKLMAERFSEEGYVVVVPDLASRGEPEEVDLKPVVAWARSLPEVVGLRGKKQVGALGYGLGGTLAAQLAAHAHVDCAVAYCAPGMEDVLAQAGESAAPMVLHYAEWDGFVPPAAVARVKQHVSVDVELYVYQGVRHGFFREGSPAWHRPSMMTAHTRTLALLKRVMGPRYDLAALWDKHTELEFAVRDAAATMKTMVAHPYVNSVPVMTGGVGAEYLHRFYEHHFVHSNPKDTKMSLLSRTVGADRVVDEFILSFTHDIEMDWMLPGIPPTGKFVEAAFVAVVNFRGDKLYHEHIYWDQASVLVQLGLLDPKGLPVTGVEAARKLLDETLPSNTLMEKWDESSQDSRKAG, translated from the coding sequence ATGAACGACAACTCGACGTGGATTCCCGTGGATGGAAGCGACCCGGTACGTGCGTGGGTGCGACGCCCCGCCTCTGGAACGGGTCCGGCCCTGCTGCTGCTGATGGTGGAGGCGTTCGAGGGAAACGCCCACCTGAAGCTGATGGCCGAGCGCTTCAGTGAAGAGGGCTACGTGGTGGTGGTGCCCGACCTCGCCTCGCGAGGGGAACCGGAAGAGGTGGACCTGAAGCCCGTGGTGGCCTGGGCGCGCTCACTGCCAGAGGTGGTGGGGCTCCGGGGCAAGAAGCAGGTCGGCGCGCTGGGCTACGGGCTGGGCGGGACGCTGGCCGCGCAGCTGGCGGCGCACGCGCACGTGGACTGCGCGGTGGCCTACTGCGCGCCCGGCATGGAGGACGTGCTCGCGCAGGCGGGTGAGAGCGCGGCCCCCATGGTGCTCCACTACGCGGAGTGGGACGGCTTCGTGCCTCCGGCCGCGGTGGCTCGGGTGAAGCAACACGTGAGCGTGGACGTGGAGCTGTACGTGTACCAGGGCGTGCGCCACGGGTTCTTCCGCGAGGGGTCACCGGCCTGGCACCGGCCCTCGATGATGACGGCGCACACGCGCACCCTCGCGCTGCTCAAGCGCGTGATGGGGCCGCGCTACGACCTGGCCGCGCTGTGGGACAAGCACACGGAGCTGGAGTTCGCCGTCCGGGACGCCGCCGCGACCATGAAGACCATGGTGGCGCACCCGTACGTCAACAGCGTCCCGGTGATGACGGGCGGCGTGGGCGCGGAGTACCTGCACCGCTTCTACGAGCACCACTTCGTGCACTCGAATCCCAAGGACACGAAGATGTCCCTGCTGTCTCGCACCGTGGGTGCGGACCGCGTGGTGGACGAGTTCATCCTCAGCTTCACCCACGACATCGAGATGGACTGGATGCTCCCGGGCATCCCGCCCACCGGGAAGTTCGTGGAGGCGGCCTTCGTCGCGGTGGTGAACTTCCGCGGCGACAAGCTCTATCACGAGCACATCTACTGGGATCAGGCGTCGGTGCTGGTGCAGCTGGGCCTGCTGGACCCCAAGGGCCTGCCCGTCACCGGCGTCGAGGCCGCGCGCAAGCTGCTGGATGAGACCCTCCCGTCCAACACCCTGATGGAGAAGTGGGACGAGAGCTCGCAGGACAGCCGCAAGGCCGGCTGA
- a CDS encoding methyl-accepting chemotaxis protein — protein MRLSLSQKLTLAPLLVALFFTVLFFGYLIPRVSSAFEAQGRDVGGALPAALAATLPAAMPGGQTEALQSVLEQAVRHHQVAYIAVFDGTGQLRAVAGEYATAMRELRDRLGRAQGEATFYVRDSELLDVSSRFANGAGTVHVGFNRTAARAQVRAITTGVSVVMVLALALFVVVGIVLARRVAAPLVQLTEVAQRIAEHGDLRETVRVEGSDEVAQLSKAFSMMVSKVKDLLQQLQGSSDLLRGSVDHLNDSAGRQNEMVSRHAAALQETQVTAQEIRQTSVVASRAAETVIDVAERAEVLGKTGEIAITESIEGMVALRAQVEQIAERIMALGERTEQISGITETVKDLADQSHLLAVNAAIEAARSGEHGKGFAVVAREIRGLADQSIRATNQVRGILADISTAIFATVEITAAGTQRMETGLAQVRTSGDTLRQLSSIVRDSVVSARQISQTVNQQATGIEQIFTAVNELNTVMGDTVKRIATTSESAVSLKLLSERVAAMVRDYRL, from the coding sequence ATGCGACTCTCCCTTTCCCAGAAGCTCACGCTGGCGCCGCTGTTGGTGGCGCTGTTCTTCACCGTCCTCTTCTTCGGGTACCTCATCCCGCGCGTCAGCTCCGCCTTCGAGGCGCAGGGCCGGGACGTGGGAGGCGCGCTGCCCGCGGCGCTGGCGGCCACGCTGCCCGCGGCGATGCCCGGGGGCCAGACGGAGGCGCTCCAGTCGGTGCTGGAGCAGGCGGTTCGCCACCACCAGGTGGCCTACATCGCCGTCTTCGACGGGACCGGTCAGCTGCGCGCGGTGGCGGGCGAGTACGCCACGGCGATGCGGGAACTGCGCGACCGGCTGGGCCGCGCGCAGGGTGAAGCGACGTTCTACGTGCGGGACTCGGAGCTTTTGGACGTGAGCTCGCGCTTCGCGAACGGGGCGGGCACCGTGCACGTGGGCTTCAACCGCACGGCGGCGCGCGCGCAGGTGCGGGCCATCACCACCGGGGTGAGCGTGGTGATGGTGCTGGCGCTCGCGCTCTTCGTCGTCGTGGGCATCGTGCTGGCGCGCCGGGTGGCGGCGCCGCTGGTGCAGCTGACGGAGGTCGCCCAGCGCATCGCGGAGCACGGAGACCTGCGCGAGACGGTGCGCGTGGAGGGCTCGGACGAGGTGGCCCAGCTGTCGAAGGCCTTCTCCATGATGGTGTCCAAGGTGAAGGACCTCTTGCAGCAGCTGCAGGGTTCGTCGGACCTGCTGCGCGGCTCGGTGGACCACCTGAACGACTCCGCGGGCCGGCAGAACGAGATGGTGTCCCGCCACGCCGCCGCGCTGCAGGAGACGCAGGTGACGGCGCAGGAGATCCGCCAGACGTCCGTGGTGGCGTCGCGCGCGGCGGAGACGGTCATCGACGTGGCGGAGCGCGCGGAGGTGCTGGGCAAGACGGGCGAGATCGCCATCACCGAGAGCATCGAGGGCATGGTGGCCCTGCGCGCGCAGGTGGAGCAGATCGCCGAGCGCATCATGGCCCTGGGCGAGCGCACCGAGCAGATCTCCGGCATCACGGAGACGGTGAAGGACCTGGCGGACCAGTCCCACCTGCTCGCGGTGAACGCGGCCATCGAGGCGGCGCGCTCCGGGGAGCACGGCAAGGGCTTCGCGGTGGTGGCGCGGGAGATCCGCGGCCTGGCGGACCAGTCCATCCGCGCGACGAACCAGGTGCGCGGCATCCTGGCGGACATCAGCACCGCCATCTTCGCCACGGTGGAGATCACGGCCGCGGGCACGCAGCGCATGGAGACGGGCCTGGCCCAGGTGCGCACGTCCGGGGACACGCTGCGCCAGCTGTCCTCCATCGTCCGGGACAGCGTGGTGTCCGCCCGTCAGATTTCGCAGACGGTGAACCAGCAGGCCACCGGCATCGAGCAGATCTTCACCGCCGTGAACGAGCTCAACACGGTGATGGGCGACACGGTGAAGCGCATCGCCACCACCAGCGAGTCCGCCGTGTCGCTCAAGCTCCTGTCGGAGCGCGTGGCGGCGATGGTGCGCGACTACCGGCTGTAA
- a CDS encoding HupE/UreJ family protein codes for MKALILAVVLLPFAALAHKPSDSYLHLDRAGDGFTGRWDVALRDLEEVLVLDADGDGAITWSELRGRQTDVAGYALTRLKLSAEGAACPLTPASTMRVVRHSDGAYAVVDFTAVCSTAPRVLDVDYALLFDRDPQHRGIVRVGSDGAGEPLVLSATRHTAQVSLEGLSPWRPFGQMVHSGVEHIWAGVDHLLFLLALLLPSVLRRDPATGRWVPVGDFGSAMKDVVKVVSAFTLAHSLTLSAASLGWVALPSRLVESAIAASVIVAALNNVFPLMDRTRWLAAFALGLLHGFGFASVLADLELPAGSLAVTLFGFNVGVELGQLACVAVFLPVAFLLRDTRVYRRALLVGGSAVIALVACAWLWERAFGVGLSFT; via the coding sequence ATGAAGGCCCTGATCCTGGCGGTGGTGTTGCTCCCCTTCGCGGCGCTGGCCCACAAGCCGAGCGACAGCTACCTGCACCTGGACCGCGCGGGTGATGGCTTCACCGGCCGGTGGGACGTGGCCCTGCGCGACCTGGAGGAGGTGCTCGTCCTGGACGCGGACGGCGACGGCGCCATCACCTGGAGCGAGCTGCGCGGGCGCCAGACGGACGTCGCGGGCTACGCGCTCACCCGGCTGAAGCTGTCCGCGGAGGGCGCTGCGTGTCCGCTGACCCCGGCTTCCACGATGCGCGTGGTGCGTCACTCGGACGGGGCCTACGCCGTGGTGGATTTCACCGCCGTATGCTCGACCGCGCCCCGGGTGCTGGACGTGGACTACGCGCTGCTCTTCGACCGCGACCCGCAGCACCGGGGCATCGTGCGTGTGGGCAGCGATGGCGCCGGTGAGCCGCTGGTCCTCTCCGCCACGCGCCACACAGCCCAGGTGTCCCTGGAGGGGCTGTCGCCATGGCGGCCCTTCGGACAGATGGTGCACTCCGGCGTGGAGCACATCTGGGCGGGCGTGGATCACCTGCTCTTCCTGCTCGCGCTGCTGCTGCCGTCCGTCCTGCGGCGCGACCCGGCCACGGGCCGCTGGGTGCCGGTGGGCGACTTCGGCTCCGCGATGAAGGACGTGGTGAAGGTGGTATCCGCGTTCACGCTCGCGCACTCCCTGACGTTGAGCGCCGCGTCGTTGGGCTGGGTGGCCCTGCCCTCGCGGCTGGTGGAGTCCGCCATCGCGGCGAGCGTCATCGTCGCCGCGCTCAACAACGTCTTCCCGCTGATGGACCGCACGCGGTGGCTGGCGGCCTTCGCGCTGGGGCTCCTGCACGGCTTCGGCTTCGCGTCCGTGCTGGCGGACCTGGAGCTTCCCGCGGGCAGCCTCGCGGTGACGTTGTTCGGGTTCAACGTCGGCGTGGAACTGGGACAGCTCGCGTGCGTCGCCGTGTTCCTGCCCGTGGCGTTCCTCTTGCGAGACACGCGCGTGTATCGCCGTGCGTTGCTCGTGGGCGGCTCCGCGGTGATTGCCCTGGTGGCGTGTGCGTGGCTCTGGGAGCGGGCATTCGGCGTGGGGCTGTCCTTCACCTGA
- a CDS encoding DUF4331 domain-containing protein, which yields MRARKLAAVVTVAATLGATGALASSHREAPFITQSPKVDGTDLYMFRSYEPGRANFVTLIADYIPFQERYGGPNFFTMDPQALYEIHIDNDGDAQEDITFQFRFTNNLANSNNGLALTIGTGNQAKTVAVPLFNIGAITTANQANLNVRESFTLKVIRGNRRTGTVKDVTNAADGSTTFRKPTDFIGTKSLGSPATYEAYAREHVYSVKIPGCATQGKVFVGQRTEPFAVNLGPVFDLINAPAAIITDPTKRNAVPNPLADNNITTLALEVPIACLQAGTQTVIGGWTTASVRQARALNPKPTFLKPSREGGAWQQISRLGMPLANEVVIGLPDKDRFNASQPKDDVQFATYVTNPTLPALIETLFGTKAPTVFPRTDLVQVFLTGVPNVNANGSTAEMQRLNMALPATPKASQNNLGALGCFLNGQLDTTLPSCDPAGFPNGRRPGDDIVDIELRVLMGYLFANDTQAPSRNIPFHDAVLQDASQFDAVFPYLRTPNAGANGDGT from the coding sequence ATGAGAGCGAGGAAGCTCGCGGCGGTCGTCACCGTCGCGGCCACGCTGGGCGCTACCGGTGCCCTGGCGTCGAGTCACCGGGAAGCCCCCTTCATCACCCAGTCACCCAAGGTCGACGGGACCGACCTCTACATGTTCCGCAGCTATGAGCCGGGACGCGCGAACTTCGTGACGCTGATCGCCGACTACATCCCCTTCCAGGAGCGGTACGGCGGCCCGAACTTCTTCACGATGGATCCGCAAGCGCTGTACGAGATCCACATCGACAACGACGGCGACGCACAGGAGGACATCACCTTCCAGTTCCGCTTCACCAACAACCTGGCCAACTCCAACAACGGCCTGGCGCTGACTATCGGCACCGGGAACCAGGCGAAGACGGTCGCGGTTCCGCTCTTCAACATCGGGGCCATCACCACGGCGAACCAGGCCAACCTGAACGTGCGGGAGTCCTTCACGCTCAAGGTCATCCGGGGCAACCGCCGCACCGGCACCGTCAAGGACGTGACCAACGCGGCGGACGGCTCAACCACGTTCCGCAAGCCCACGGACTTCATCGGCACCAAGTCGCTGGGCAGCCCGGCCACGTACGAAGCCTACGCGCGCGAGCACGTGTACTCGGTGAAGATTCCGGGCTGCGCCACGCAGGGCAAGGTGTTCGTCGGCCAGCGCACGGAGCCCTTCGCGGTCAACCTGGGACCCGTGTTCGACCTGATCAACGCCCCCGCGGCCATCATCACGGACCCCACCAAGCGCAACGCGGTGCCCAACCCACTGGCGGACAACAACATCACCACCCTGGCCCTGGAGGTCCCCATCGCCTGCCTCCAGGCCGGCACCCAGACCGTCATTGGCGGATGGACCACCGCGAGCGTGCGCCAGGCGCGCGCCCTCAACCCCAAGCCCACCTTCCTGAAGCCTTCGCGCGAGGGCGGCGCGTGGCAGCAGATCAGCCGGCTGGGCATGCCGTTGGCGAACGAGGTCGTCATCGGTTTGCCGGACAAGGACCGGTTCAACGCGAGCCAGCCCAAGGACGACGTCCAGTTCGCCACCTACGTGACGAACCCCACCCTGCCCGCGCTGATCGAGACCCTCTTCGGCACGAAGGCCCCCACCGTCTTCCCGCGCACGGACCTGGTGCAGGTGTTCCTCACCGGCGTGCCCAACGTCAACGCCAACGGCTCCACGGCGGAGATGCAGCGGCTGAACATGGCGCTGCCGGCCACGCCCAAGGCGTCCCAGAACAACCTGGGGGCCCTGGGCTGCTTCCTGAACGGTCAGCTGGACACGACACTCCCCAGCTGTGATCCGGCGGGCTTCCCCAACGGCCGCCGTCCCGGTGACGACATCGTGGACATCGAGCTGCGCGTGCTCATGGGCTACCTCTTCGCGAATGACACCCAGGCGCCCTCGCGCAACATCCCGTTCCACGACGCCGTGCTGCAGGACGCCTCGCAGTTCGACGCCGTGTTCCCCTATCTGAGGACGCCCAACGCGGGCGCCAACGGCGACGGGACGTGA